A portion of the Liberibacter crescens BT-1 genome contains these proteins:
- a CDS encoding mevalonate kinase family protein — MEPFLKKISVDVPGTLVFMGEHAVLHEQNALACAIDKKLFLSLKPRNDTTVTICSSLGNYMSDIKRLSPHPSFSFMITSIRHLNPPCGFDIQINSALDHTMGLGSSAAVTIAMTAALLALKSGKEPDKKDILKEAHAIVVATQGTGSGLDLAAALYGGLIAYRMQDYSVEPLPGLLPIHLVYSGYKTKTPEVIQKINQMKRQYAYMETLHKDIYSLIGKLSQIAIQAICLGHLEEVANAMNMQQGLLETLGVSDKTLSEIIWQLREQPEVMAAKISGSGLGDCILALGKVNTESLSYQSININMISEGMKLVLVSS, encoded by the coding sequence ATGGAACCCTTCTTAAAAAAAATATCTGTTGATGTCCCGGGAACTCTTGTTTTCATGGGTGAGCATGCTGTTCTGCATGAACAGAATGCTCTTGCCTGTGCAATAGACAAAAAACTTTTCCTTTCACTGAAGCCACGCAATGATACTACCGTAACGATCTGCTCATCACTCGGCAACTACATGAGTGATATTAAAAGATTATCTCCACATCCATCGTTTTCCTTCATGATTACATCTATTCGTCATCTAAATCCTCCTTGTGGTTTTGATATTCAGATAAACTCTGCTCTTGATCATACAATGGGTCTTGGTTCTTCAGCTGCAGTTACAATCGCAATGACAGCAGCTTTACTGGCGCTTAAATCAGGGAAAGAACCGGACAAGAAAGACATTTTAAAAGAGGCACATGCTATTGTTGTCGCTACCCAGGGAACAGGCTCTGGTCTTGACCTGGCAGCAGCTCTTTATGGAGGATTGATTGCTTATCGCATGCAAGACTATAGCGTAGAGCCTCTTCCAGGGCTGTTGCCGATTCATCTTGTTTATTCTGGCTATAAAACAAAAACTCCAGAAGTCATTCAAAAAATAAATCAGATGAAACGTCAATATGCTTACATGGAAACTCTTCACAAAGATATTTATAGCCTGATAGGAAAATTAAGCCAAATAGCAATTCAAGCTATTTGTCTTGGACATCTGGAAGAAGTAGCAAACGCAATGAATATGCAGCAAGGGCTTTTGGAGACACTCGGGGTTTCTGATAAAACTCTTTCAGAAATTATATGGCAACTCAGAGAACAGCCAGAAGTTATGGCAGCCAAAATTTCTGGATCAGGATTAGGAGATTGCATCCTTGCCCTTGGCAAAGTCAACACAGAATCTCTTTCCTATCAATCCATCAATATTAACATGATTTCTGAAGGAATGAAACTTGTTCTTGTCTCCTCTTGA
- the mvaD gene encoding diphosphomevalonate decarboxylase, with translation MSPLEAFRLYIKNCTPVLKKEGSAFAPSNIALCKYWGKRQTTLNLPENSSLSISLGQLGSFTRIEPIKSDRDIIILNGSEILPETSFFKRTAQFCNLFRQLKEEQFLIETMNTIPTKAGLASSASGFAALTLALARLYSLPEDPSMLSRIARLGSGSACRSFYKGFCEWIRGEKDDGTDSFAVPLDCHWPNLRIGLLLIDKEKEMSSHDAMNHVRQTSPFYLKWIEETSTDFISIKQAVIDQQLTQFGEKTEHNALKMHATMISSWPPVLYWQEKTMTIIDKTWAARRDGIEVYFTIDAGPNVKLLFMQDTEQELKKIFPEIMTIDPFDGPHLLEENDR, from the coding sequence TTGTCTCCTCTTGAGGCATTCCGCCTTTATATCAAAAATTGCACTCCTGTCCTTAAAAAGGAAGGAAGTGCTTTTGCGCCTAGCAATATTGCATTATGTAAATATTGGGGAAAGCGACAAACGACATTAAATCTTCCAGAAAACAGTTCCCTTTCCATTAGCCTTGGACAATTAGGCAGTTTTACACGTATAGAACCGATAAAAAGTGATAGAGATATTATTATACTGAATGGCTCTGAAATTTTACCAGAAACTTCTTTCTTTAAAAGAACCGCTCAATTTTGTAATCTTTTTCGTCAACTGAAAGAAGAACAATTTTTAATAGAAACAATGAATACCATACCTACTAAAGCAGGTTTAGCTTCTTCTGCTTCAGGGTTTGCTGCATTAACTTTGGCTTTGGCACGTCTTTATAGTCTTCCAGAAGACCCTTCAATGTTATCGCGTATAGCACGACTTGGTTCTGGAAGCGCCTGTCGTTCTTTTTATAAAGGATTCTGTGAATGGATCCGTGGAGAAAAAGATGATGGTACGGATAGCTTTGCTGTTCCTCTTGATTGCCATTGGCCCAATTTACGTATTGGCCTTCTTCTCATCGACAAGGAAAAAGAAATGAGTTCACACGATGCCATGAATCATGTTCGTCAAACATCCCCTTTTTATCTCAAGTGGATAGAAGAAACTTCTACTGATTTTATCAGTATTAAACAAGCAGTGATCGATCAACAGTTGACACAATTTGGAGAAAAAACGGAACATAATGCATTAAAAATGCATGCTACCATGATTTCTTCATGGCCGCCTGTTTTATATTGGCAAGAAAAAACAATGACTATAATCGATAAAACATGGGCAGCACGACGTGATGGTATAGAGGTCTATTTTACAATAGATGCTGGACCTAATGTTAAACTGTTATTTATGCAGGATACAGAACAAGAATTAAAGAAAATATTCCCGGAAATTATGACTATTGATCCTTTTGATGGTCCCCATCTCCTGGAAGAGAATGACCGATAA
- a CDS encoding YqgE/AlgH family protein, translating to MQGSTLKTSHKNRFFDGQFLISMPQIQNDYFFQSIVYICEHSSAGAMGFVLNRLQKHLTFMDLLVHLDIVQNNDCDISYKKFKHVRILSGGPIDPECVFVLHSTDYKSEYSVPVSKNIFLTSNINIIKEISTGNKPKKSAIVFGYAGWREGQLEAEVAHHYWLTCPAFEDIIFDMDYTKKYNKALALLGINSAMLSSQVGYV from the coding sequence TTGCAGGGATCAACATTAAAAACCAGCCATAAGAATAGGTTTTTTGATGGCCAATTTCTTATTTCTATGCCACAGATACAAAATGATTATTTTTTTCAATCTATTGTTTATATCTGTGAGCATTCTTCTGCTGGAGCGATGGGTTTTGTTCTTAATCGTCTTCAAAAACATTTAACGTTTATGGATCTCCTTGTTCATCTGGATATCGTTCAGAATAATGATTGTGACATATCATATAAAAAATTCAAGCATGTCAGGATTTTATCTGGAGGACCTATCGATCCTGAATGTGTTTTTGTATTACATTCAACTGATTATAAAAGTGAGTATTCCGTCCCTGTAAGTAAAAATATTTTTTTGACTTCCAATATTAATATTATTAAAGAGATTTCCACAGGAAATAAGCCTAAAAAATCTGCTATCGTTTTTGGATATGCAGGTTGGCGAGAAGGGCAGTTAGAAGCAGAGGTAGCGCATCATTACTGGTTAACATGTCCAGCTTTTGAGGATATCATTTTTGATATGGATTATACCAAAAAATACAACAAGGCCTTAGCCCTTCTTGGTATAAATTCAGCAATGCTTTCTTCTCAGGTAGGCTATGTTTAA
- a CDS encoding protein-disulfide reductase DsbD domain-containing protein has translation MYSADHVYKIRCIIIQALIFLVVIFRLPSQAAWSNWVMIEGGQIRLNAFHSNQEGIVHGLLEIKPNPQWITYWCFPKETSPVFSIISSQEWVLDKIEFPAPKHFYENKIERFGYDTPVSLPVIIHKKNKESSTPLNLHVEVNFCQKEQCVLLKADFTIDFDKDNKNNNNVEANMFYNARVLLPQQPTDDFRLKQLERTGKELNLIFTLPNTVFHGEIFFVSPKGEVFWKDFQNKQAVSLILNDQDTKGQWLLTVKAGERAMEMPLILD, from the coding sequence ATGTATAGTGCAGATCATGTATACAAAATAAGGTGTATTATTATTCAAGCACTTATCTTTTTAGTTGTTATTTTTCGACTTCCTTCACAAGCCGCCTGGTCAAATTGGGTTATGATAGAAGGTGGACAAATACGCTTAAATGCTTTCCATAGTAATCAAGAGGGCATCGTTCATGGATTGCTGGAAATAAAACCTAATCCTCAGTGGATAACCTATTGGTGTTTCCCCAAGGAAACAAGCCCTGTTTTTTCTATTATTTCTTCTCAGGAGTGGGTTCTCGATAAAATAGAGTTTCCTGCTCCAAAACATTTTTATGAAAATAAAATAGAAAGGTTCGGTTATGATACACCTGTATCATTACCCGTGATTATCCATAAAAAGAATAAAGAGTCCTCTACACCTCTCAATTTACATGTTGAAGTTAACTTCTGCCAAAAAGAGCAATGTGTTCTGTTAAAAGCAGATTTTACGATAGATTTCGATAAAGATAACAAGAACAACAATAACGTTGAAGCAAACATGTTTTATAATGCAAGGGTATTGTTACCTCAACAGCCTACAGATGATTTTCGTCTCAAGCAATTGGAGCGTACTGGAAAAGAATTAAATTTGATCTTTACTTTACCTAATACAGTTTTTCATGGTGAAATATTTTTTGTATCTCCTAAAGGAGAAGTCTTTTGGAAAGATTTTCAAAACAAACAAGCCGTATCCTTAATTCTGAATGATCAAGACACAAAAGGGCAATGGCTCCTCACAGTAAAGGCTGGGGAACGTGCAATGGAAATGCCTCTGATTCTGGATTAA
- a CDS encoding lytic transglycosylase domain-containing protein, with product MKMRHGYKFLIVLIPCLVTAVLYSFDYFSKTGTVQETINPSLVVKESTEPTKKNWKKAKRDFIFSPLDYYVSSPEISIQAFEVSHFIPDTESLSKKFTIIKAKEEFSSLKEQDKSSQKAPFTVVGKLIPTTFNVIYTHVAQNTDDHKDNNQEAPSPSITNSIRIKGISVPIPLSRPTIHYTYNNTYIPPKNVPMYDENQQKASNPNIQMLISKYAKLYQVPEKLVHRVVKRESGYNPNAYSKGNFGLMQIRYNTARSLGYSGPPHGLLDVETNLKYAVKYLRGAWLVAGNEDQTINLYARGYYNDAKRKGMLHVLNQ from the coding sequence ATGAAAATGAGACATGGTTACAAGTTCTTAATTGTTTTAATACCTTGCTTAGTAACAGCAGTTTTATATAGCTTCGACTATTTTTCAAAAACAGGCACAGTTCAAGAAACAATCAATCCTTCTCTTGTTGTAAAAGAAAGTACTGAACCTACAAAAAAGAACTGGAAGAAAGCAAAAAGAGACTTTATTTTTTCGCCTCTTGATTATTATGTTTCTTCCCCGGAAATCTCTATACAAGCTTTCGAAGTATCACATTTTATACCAGACACAGAGAGTTTATCAAAAAAATTTACAATAATAAAAGCTAAAGAAGAGTTTTCTTCCTTAAAGGAACAAGATAAATCCTCACAGAAAGCACCTTTTACAGTTGTAGGAAAATTGATACCAACAACTTTTAATGTTATCTACACTCATGTAGCGCAAAATACTGATGATCATAAAGACAACAATCAAGAGGCTCCTTCTCCTTCAATCACCAATTCAATAAGAATAAAAGGGATAAGTGTTCCTATACCTCTTTCAAGACCAACGATACATTACACGTACAATAATACTTACATTCCTCCAAAAAATGTACCAATGTATGACGAAAATCAACAAAAGGCTTCTAACCCTAATATTCAAATGTTAATTAGTAAATATGCCAAGTTGTACCAAGTGCCTGAAAAACTTGTTCATAGAGTGGTCAAAAGAGAAAGTGGTTATAATCCAAATGCCTATAGCAAGGGCAATTTTGGATTAATGCAAATTAGGTATAATACAGCGAGATCTCTTGGTTATAGTGGACCTCCTCACGGTCTTCTTGATGTTGAAACAAATCTTAAATATGCCGTAAAATATCTTCGTGGAGCTTGGCTTGTGGCTGGAAACGAAGACCAGACTATAAATTTGTATGCACGCGGTTATTACAACGATGCAAAACGTAAAGGGATGCTTCACGTTCTTAATCAGTAA
- a CDS encoding ATP-binding protein, translating into MTYIPNHEHQFPDLQNDKKTFGKVIACSGAFATISILHEENSEQWQVGCLISIIVEENMVIALINSMETQEQPSDENSHVNYLVHVELMGELNVNQQGIKDFSRGISLYPPIGAMAYRITSDDMRSIYNIQEEDTCVIGKMSHDHTIDVAININSILSRHFAIVGSTGSGKSTAASLLLHKAIQHNPRLRIVILDPHSEFANAFQDMSIKITINTLKLPFWLMRLEEFCEVLFRGKKPVPEEVDVLYSLIPECKKMFSHHNGDTTSSHKRHIYENLTADTPIPYRISDLLKAIEERIGKLEGRNERPFLKALRIRILSAINDPLYHFLFPHNTINDCIIETISHIFRVDDETKPICVLELSEISAEIINPVVSVLCRMAFEIAAFSNNTLNFLIICEEAHRYIPANPDMGFFPTQQAIGRIAREGRKYGCYLGIISQQPSEIDKTILSQCSTIFAMRLTNSNDHDIIRSCIPNSSLSKIEILSSIANREAIAFGEGITIPMQIRFLQVPKDQLPNAFSISKNENLTSMTNKLNLNDIVDKMRGVIEKDVNPKNTF; encoded by the coding sequence ATGACTTATATTCCAAATCATGAGCATCAATTCCCAGATCTCCAAAACGACAAAAAAACTTTTGGAAAAGTAATCGCTTGCTCTGGAGCCTTTGCAACAATTTCAATATTACATGAAGAAAATTCAGAACAATGGCAAGTAGGTTGTTTAATCTCAATCATAGTTGAAGAAAATATGGTGATAGCACTCATCAACTCTATGGAAACCCAGGAACAACCAAGCGATGAAAATTCACACGTAAACTATCTTGTACATGTAGAGTTAATGGGAGAATTAAATGTTAATCAACAAGGAATAAAAGACTTTTCAAGAGGTATATCTCTTTATCCTCCTATTGGTGCAATGGCATATCGTATTACATCTGATGATATGCGGTCTATTTACAATATACAGGAAGAAGATACCTGTGTTATTGGAAAAATGTCACACGATCACACGATTGATGTTGCTATTAATATCAATTCTATCTTATCGCGTCATTTTGCTATTGTTGGCTCTACAGGTTCAGGAAAATCAACTGCAGCGTCTCTTCTTTTACATAAGGCAATACAACACAATCCCCGTTTACGAATCGTTATTCTGGATCCTCATAGCGAATTTGCAAACGCCTTCCAGGATATGAGTATAAAAATTACTATAAATACTCTTAAGCTTCCTTTTTGGCTAATGCGTCTTGAAGAATTTTGTGAAGTCTTGTTTCGAGGGAAAAAGCCGGTTCCAGAAGAAGTAGACGTGCTTTACAGTCTCATACCAGAATGTAAAAAAATGTTCTCTCATCATAATGGTGATACAACCTCATCACATAAACGCCATATCTATGAAAACCTGACAGCAGATACTCCAATCCCTTATCGTATATCTGATCTTCTTAAAGCTATTGAGGAACGCATCGGTAAACTGGAAGGACGTAACGAAAGACCGTTTCTTAAAGCATTAAGGATACGTATCCTCTCTGCGATCAATGATCCTTTATATCATTTTCTATTTCCTCATAATACCATTAATGACTGTATTATCGAAACCATATCGCATATCTTTCGTGTAGATGATGAAACAAAACCTATATGTGTCCTTGAACTTTCAGAAATTTCAGCAGAAATTATTAATCCTGTGGTTTCTGTGCTGTGTCGAATGGCTTTCGAAATTGCTGCGTTTAGTAATAATACATTGAATTTTCTCATCATCTGTGAAGAAGCACATCGTTATATTCCGGCTAATCCTGATATGGGCTTCTTTCCTACACAACAAGCCATAGGGCGGATTGCAAGAGAAGGCAGAAAATATGGGTGCTATCTAGGAATAATATCTCAGCAACCTTCTGAGATTGACAAAACTATTTTATCTCAGTGTTCAACTATCTTTGCAATGAGGCTCACCAATTCGAATGATCATGACATCATACGCTCTTGCATTCCTAACAGTTCTCTTTCAAAAATAGAAATATTATCCTCTATAGCGAACCGTGAAGCAATCGCTTTTGGGGAAGGAATAACAATTCCTATGCAAATCCGCTTCTTACAAGTTCCAAAAGATCAATTACCAAATGCATTTAGTATTTCAAAAAATGAAAATCTTACATCGATGACAAACAAATTAAACTTAAATGATATTGTTGACAAAATGCGTGGAGTGATCGAGAAAGATGTGAACCCAAAAAACACTTTTTAA
- a CDS encoding MerR family transcriptional regulator → MNQQEDVFRSMSEAADDLELPQHVLHFWETKFSQIKRVKKSDGHHYYRLEDMDFLKGIKILLYNHGYSIKAVQNILKTKGVQFVIAIGQGLSDLESLSFDESKKIEVEPRVAEMDDNQIVGRAKAPILRRLFKFKENNDKASEEIFHDHHYLSDENRRLLQEAIYDLLECKRLLDQVR, encoded by the coding sequence ATGAATCAGCAAGAAGATGTTTTTCGTAGCATGAGTGAAGCAGCTGATGATCTTGAGTTGCCACAACATGTATTACACTTTTGGGAAACAAAATTTTCACAGATAAAGCGAGTAAAGAAAAGCGATGGTCACCATTATTATCGACTGGAAGATATGGATTTTCTAAAAGGAATTAAGATACTGCTCTATAATCATGGTTATAGCATTAAAGCTGTTCAAAATATTTTAAAAACAAAAGGAGTTCAATTTGTTATTGCAATAGGTCAAGGTTTATCTGACCTTGAATCACTTTCTTTTGATGAAAGTAAGAAAATAGAAGTAGAGCCAAGAGTTGCTGAAATGGATGACAATCAGATTGTAGGGCGTGCTAAAGCACCAATCCTGCGTAGATTGTTTAAATTTAAAGAAAATAATGATAAGGCTTCTGAAGAGATCTTTCATGATCATCATTATTTAAGTGATGAGAATCGTAGACTGTTGCAGGAAGCAATCTACGATTTATTGGAATGTAAACGTTTACTGGATCAGGTAAGGTAA
- a CDS encoding ATP synthase subunit B (Produces ATP from ADP in the presence of a proton gradient across the membrane. Subunit B is part of the membrane proton channel.), with amino-acid sequence MHFDETFIVFVALIGFFAILLYYRIPSVLYAYLDVRANQIREEIAEAKRLREEAEHLFNETQKQLKKAEQESLKIIDSAERQAELIYAEAQKQEKNFIASRLLMLEKKIYQAEMEAMSAIYSAVSEATINVSKQIITDKLDDNIKSQLFNNAVKEIKNIKI; translated from the coding sequence ATGCATTTTGATGAAACCTTTATTGTTTTTGTTGCTCTTATTGGTTTTTTCGCTATTTTGTTGTACTATCGGATACCGTCGGTATTATATGCTTATTTAGATGTACGTGCTAACCAGATTCGTGAAGAGATTGCTGAAGCAAAAAGATTGCGTGAAGAAGCTGAGCACTTGTTTAATGAAACTCAAAAACAGCTCAAGAAAGCAGAGCAAGAATCACTTAAAATTATTGATTCAGCTGAACGTCAAGCTGAATTAATTTATGCTGAAGCTCAGAAGCAGGAAAAAAATTTTATTGCTTCACGTCTTTTGATGTTAGAAAAAAAGATTTATCAAGCAGAAATGGAAGCTATGAGTGCTATTTATTCAGCAGTTTCTGAGGCTACTATAAATGTATCTAAACAGATTATTACTGATAAACTGGATGATAATATCAAATCACAATTATTCAATAATGCTGTAAAAGAAATAAAAAATATTAAGATCTAA
- a CDS encoding ATP synthase subunit B' transmembrane protein (Produces ATP from ADP in the presence of a proton gradient across the membrane. Subunit B' is part of the membrane proton channel.) — translation MQDHNILKEDKFERTVEHEPRHKFPPFYTHTFPSQIFWLGIIFIVFFMILRKGILPRIHNILVDRHDKISNDLIEAARLKKESDSLLEIYEKKLEDARLKAKLITHDAYKNSKERLHFARETADKEFGVKISECQKNINTMKTKALAEINVSVEELTMELIKKLTGLSVPKSEIVSVVSKLIK, via the coding sequence ATGCAAGATCATAATATTCTTAAAGAAGATAAGTTTGAGAGGACAGTTGAGCATGAGCCTAGACATAAGTTTCCTCCTTTTTATACCCATACCTTTCCATCACAAATTTTTTGGCTAGGTATTATTTTTATTGTTTTTTTTATGATTCTGAGGAAAGGAATACTTCCTCGTATTCATAATATTCTTGTCGATCGTCATGATAAAATTTCTAATGATCTTATTGAAGCTGCGCGTTTGAAAAAAGAATCTGATTCTTTACTGGAAATTTATGAAAAAAAACTGGAAGATGCGCGTTTAAAAGCAAAGTTGATTACCCATGATGCATATAAGAATTCCAAGGAAAGATTACATTTTGCACGAGAAACGGCTGATAAGGAATTTGGTGTGAAGATTTCCGAATGCCAAAAGAATATCAATACGATGAAAACAAAGGCTTTGGCAGAAATTAATGTTTCAGTAGAAGAATTAACAATGGAGTTAATTAAAAAATTAACGGGTCTTTCTGTTCCAAAGAGTGAAATTGTATCTGTTGTAAGTAAATTAATAAAGTAA
- a CDS encoding F0F1 ATP synthase subunit C → MEVESTLTAINYYAQAAKYIGVGMACLGMGFLSLALGNIFNSYLSGSLRNPSAADGQQVRVLVFAAIAESLGIFLLLVVLMLLFVV, encoded by the coding sequence ATGGAAGTAGAATCAACATTAACAGCAATTAATTATTATGCACAGGCTGCTAAATATATTGGCGTCGGTATGGCTTGTTTAGGTATGGGCTTTTTATCCCTTGCTCTTGGTAATATTTTTAATAGTTATTTATCTGGTTCCTTGCGGAATCCATCGGCAGCAGATGGACAACAGGTCAGGGTTTTGGTTTTTGCTGCAATTGCTGAATCTCTTGGTATATTCTTGTTGCTGGTCGTTTTGATGCTTCTTTTTGTAGTTTAG
- a CDS encoding F0F1 ATP synthase subunit A translates to MAKDPLSQFVVKKIIPIEIGGIDFSFTNSSLSMLITAVIILGVFYIATIRCKIIPTPLQSIVEMLYQFIETMLVDSASSKAKRFLPFIFSVFIFILAANCLGMFPYLFSFTSQVVVTASFSCIIILMIIFYGFYLNGFRFLKLFIPSGLPSLILPLVALIELTSFLSRPISLSLRLFANMLAGHIMLKVFSGFVISLVSIGWFGAFFSFVPLTVNVAITGLEFFVAFMQAYIFTVLTCLYFNDVFNCDH, encoded by the coding sequence GTGGCTAAAGATCCGCTAAGTCAATTTGTTGTAAAAAAAATTATTCCGATTGAGATCGGCGGTATTGATTTTTCATTTACAAACTCATCTCTTTCGATGCTGATCACAGCAGTGATTATTTTGGGAGTTTTTTATATTGCTACAATTAGATGTAAAATTATTCCTACGCCTCTGCAATCAATAGTAGAGATGCTTTATCAATTTATTGAAACGATGCTTGTTGATTCTGCCAGTTCAAAAGCCAAAAGATTTCTTCCATTTATTTTTTCAGTATTTATATTTATTTTGGCAGCGAATTGTTTGGGAATGTTCCCTTATTTGTTCTCGTTTACAAGTCAGGTTGTTGTTACGGCAAGTTTTTCCTGTATTATTATTTTGATGATTATTTTCTATGGTTTTTATCTGAATGGTTTCAGATTTTTGAAATTATTTATTCCATCCGGGCTACCGTCATTGATCTTGCCTCTTGTTGCTTTAATTGAGCTGACTTCTTTTTTGTCAAGGCCTATAAGTCTTTCTTTACGTTTATTTGCAAATATGCTTGCTGGGCACATTATGTTAAAAGTGTTTTCTGGTTTTGTCATCTCTCTTGTTTCTATAGGGTGGTTTGGTGCATTTTTTTCTTTTGTGCCTTTAACTGTTAATGTTGCAATAACAGGGCTTGAATTTTTTGTTGCTTTTATGCAGGCGTATATATTTACGGTACTTACATGTTTGTATTTCAATGATGTTTTTAATTGTGATCATTGA
- a CDS encoding 3-deoxy-7-phosphoheptulonate synthase class II — protein MLRAWDSSTWRGKPIKQFPEYDDLKALKSVEDEIKGYLPIVLPQEIDLLKKFLADVSEGKRFLFQGGDCAESFSDNSTDTILDFFQVFLQIALVLSFGSQKPILKIGRIAGQFAKPRSLDFEQIGDKKLPSYRGDIVNDINFKETSRIANPQRQITAYLQSVATLSLLRSFSMGKYSTLKNAHQGIVNFIQGSPRNERCHKIASKITETLGFMNAIGVNSESNPILNEKEFFTSHEALLLNYEEALTRMDPVSGSWYATSGHMLWIGDRTRQIDHAHVEYCRGIKNPVGLKCSSSLSCDQLLQLIDVLNPDNEPGRLTLICRFGYDKVEQHLTRLIRCVEKEGRKVVWSCDPMHGNTIKVNGYKTRPFDYILSEIESFFKVHFFEGTVAGGVHIEMTGQDVTECIGGTKRISEEDLSDRYYTFCDPRLNANQAIELTFLIAECLIEQRYKRKT, from the coding sequence ATGTTAAGGGCTTGGGATTCGAGTACATGGCGGGGGAAGCCTATAAAACAGTTTCCTGAATATGATGATTTGAAAGCTTTGAAAAGTGTTGAAGATGAAATCAAAGGGTATTTGCCGATTGTTTTGCCACAGGAAATTGATTTATTAAAGAAATTTTTAGCGGATGTTAGTGAAGGAAAAAGATTTTTATTTCAGGGAGGGGATTGCGCTGAAAGTTTTTCTGATAATTCAACAGATACAATTTTAGATTTTTTCCAGGTTTTTTTGCAAATAGCGCTTGTATTATCATTTGGATCACAAAAACCTATTCTCAAGATTGGTCGTATTGCTGGTCAGTTTGCAAAGCCACGTTCATTAGATTTTGAACAAATAGGGGATAAAAAATTACCTTCTTATCGTGGTGATATTGTTAATGATATTAATTTTAAAGAGACTTCTCGAATTGCAAATCCTCAACGACAGATAACAGCCTATCTACAGTCAGTTGCTACTTTAAGTCTTTTGCGTTCTTTTTCTATGGGTAAGTATTCTACTTTGAAGAATGCTCATCAGGGGATAGTGAATTTTATTCAAGGCAGTCCACGCAATGAACGCTGTCATAAGATAGCCAGCAAGATAACCGAAACACTAGGTTTTATGAACGCTATTGGTGTAAATTCGGAAAGCAATCCGATATTAAATGAGAAAGAATTTTTTACCAGTCATGAAGCATTGCTTTTGAATTATGAAGAAGCATTGACGCGTATGGATCCTGTTTCTGGAAGTTGGTATGCTACTTCCGGACATATGTTATGGATTGGCGATCGTACTCGTCAAATTGATCATGCTCATGTCGAGTATTGTCGAGGTATTAAAAATCCTGTTGGATTAAAATGTAGTTCATCACTTTCGTGTGATCAACTTCTTCAGCTTATTGATGTATTGAATCCTGATAATGAACCTGGTCGCCTTACGCTTATTTGCCGTTTTGGCTATGATAAGGTTGAACAGCATTTAACACGTTTGATTCGTTGTGTTGAGAAGGAAGGGCGTAAGGTTGTATGGTCTTGCGATCCAATGCATGGAAATACCATTAAAGTGAATGGCTACAAAACGCGTCCATTTGATTATATTCTTTCGGAAATAGAAAGTTTTTTTAAGGTTCATTTTTTTGAAGGCACTGTTGCAGGTGGTGTTCATATCGAGATGACAGGACAGGATGTCACAGAGTGTATAGGAGGAACAAAAAGGATTTCTGAAGAGGATCTTTCAGATCGTTATTATACATTTTGTGATCCACGTTTAAATGCAAATCAAGCAATTGAGTTGACTTTTCTGATCGCTGAATGTCTAATAGAACAAAGATATAAAAGAAAAACATGA